The Candidatus Denitrolinea symbiosum DNA window TCGTCCGCAAATGGCGGCGGGTCTCGCGGGACTTTTAGGCGGACTCAGTCTCGAGGGCGGAATCCCCGCTGACCGGTTGCCCGCCTGGCAAAAGGACTTCCTCGCCGCAGCCGCCAGCGGCAAAGCGGACGCTAGAATCCATCCAGTGCGTGTAAATTACTATCTCAAGGCTTTCGAGGCCATGGACGGGATCGACGCGCTCTGGCCGCTGCTCCACACGTGGACGTTTTCGGCGCTGGCGCTTCCGCCCGCCGAACTGCAAGGCTGGCAGGCCGCGATGACGCAGCTCGGCTTGACGGGCGAATCCTTCGCGGAGAAGGTGCAGGGACTGGACCACTTCCTCGACGAGGTGGAAATCCTGCTGGACGACATCGCCTCGTCCCACGGGCTGGAGACTTCGACGAGTTTGTAAACGCTAAAACCGAGGCTCTCGCGGGAATCTGCTTCGTAACTGTCCTGAAAAATAAAAAGGATTCCGCAAGTTTTACTTGCGGCTTTCCCGAAGTAGAACTTCGGGATTCCAAGCTTTGCATCGTCATTGCGAACTTCGGGATTCCAAGCTTTGCATCGTCATTGCGAACTTCGGGATTCCAAGCTTTGCATCGTCATTAAAGTATTTGAAGCAGAGCGCTTTATCTCTATACGAACCAACCCACATTTAGGGCTGTGGAAAACGGGTGGATATTCTCCAATTAGCCGTTTTTGTGGATAACTCGCGCTAAACTGTGGATAAACGCCTGTCAGTGTGGATAAAACGCCTCCCAAAGCGGGATGCGGCTCAAAGTCACGCGCGAGGCGGCGCCCATATGTGGGGGCTGCTGTGCGGAGGCGTCTAAATGTGGAAGCGGGTCAAAATCCAGCGTTTTTTTCCGGTTTTGTCCGGAAGGTCTCCACATTCGCGTGTGCATGGACGGGCATCCGTTTGACCGTATATCTGGGGACGGATGAGAATCCAACCCCACTGGCAGGGAAATGGGAGCGTATTCCACACTTTCCACAGCCCCTACTAATACGACTAAGAGTCATTAATCATACTAATCTACTGCTTGTATAGATCGGGGTTTTTCTGTACAATAATGACAGAAGCATCGCCCCATTCTTCGATGCTGGGAGGCTGCCATGGATATGATCAAAGTTTCCGCGAACTCCCGTACCTCTGCTGTGGCTGGAGCGATCGCGGGGGTGATCCGTGAGCATAAACACGCGGAAGTGCAGGCCATCGGCGCCGGCGCGGTGAATCAGGCTATCAAGGCGCTGGCGCTGGCTTCGGGCTATCTGAAGAACGACGGGATCGAGGTGGCCTGCGTGCCGGAATTTGTGGATGTGGAGATCGAGGACAAGGTGCGCACGGCGATCAAACTGGT harbors:
- a CDS encoding stage V sporulation protein S, producing MDMIKVSANSRTSAVAGAIAGVIREHKHAEVQAIGAGAVNQAIKALALASGYLKNDGIEVACVPEFVDVEIEDKVRTAIKLVIDARAAAVGDS